A single window of Alphaproteobacteria bacterium DNA harbors:
- a CDS encoding CDGSH iron-sulfur domain-containing protein, which produces MTEPVSPQKEPYPATVEAGKKYAWCACGLSSTQPFCDGSHKVTDLTPVVFTAEKDGEVYLCGCKHTANKPFCDGTHGRL; this is translated from the coding sequence ATGACGGAACCCGTTTCCCCCCAGAAGGAGCCTTATCCCGCCACGGTCGAGGCCGGCAAGAAATACGCCTGGTGCGCCTGCGGCCTCAGCAGCACCCAGCCGTTCTGCGATGGTTCGCACAAGGTCACCGACCTGACGCCGGTCGTCTTTACCGCGGAAAAGGATGGCGAGGTGTATCTGTGCGGCTGCAAGCATACGGCCAACAAGCCCTTCTGCGACGGAACCCACGGCAGGCTGTAG
- a CDS encoding homoserine kinase encodes MAVYTEVSDEDLESFIAQYDVGRVISYKGIAEGVENTNYLLQTDVGTYILTLYEKRVARCDLPFFLGLMEHLADQGIACPTPIHGRDGEALRELCDRPAAIISFLHGMWPRRIMPRHCQLLGDALAAFHLAGQSYPVRRANNLSVSGWRPIYDQCAARADEVEPGLREFLAAELVKLETNWPTDLPAGVIHADLFPDNVFFLEDNLSGLIDFYFACNDFFAYDLATCLNAWCFETDGSFNITKARQMLSAYRRTRPLAEAELSALPLLAQGSAMRFLLTRLYDWLHHPEGAFVRPKDPREYLKILHFHQGITGPGAYGLA; translated from the coding sequence ATGGCCGTCTACACCGAAGTCTCCGATGAGGACCTGGAATCATTCATCGCCCAGTACGATGTCGGGCGGGTGATTTCCTACAAGGGAATCGCGGAAGGCGTCGAGAACACGAACTATCTGCTCCAGACCGATGTCGGCACCTATATCCTGACCCTCTACGAGAAACGCGTCGCCCGTTGCGATTTGCCCTTCTTTCTCGGCCTGATGGAACATTTGGCGGATCAGGGCATCGCCTGTCCGACCCCGATACATGGCCGCGACGGCGAGGCGCTGAGAGAGCTCTGCGATCGCCCGGCGGCGATAATTTCCTTTCTCCACGGCATGTGGCCGCGGCGCATCATGCCGCGGCATTGCCAGCTGCTGGGAGATGCGCTGGCGGCGTTCCATCTCGCCGGACAATCCTATCCGGTGCGGCGCGCCAACAACCTTTCGGTCTCGGGCTGGCGGCCGATCTATGACCAATGCGCGGCGCGCGCCGACGAGGTCGAACCCGGACTACGCGAATTCCTTGCCGCCGAGCTGGTGAAGCTCGAAACGAACTGGCCCACCGATCTGCCGGCCGGCGTCATCCACGCCGACCTGTTCCCCGACAACGTCTTCTTCCTCGAAGACAATTTATCGGGGCTGATCGATTTCTACTTCGCCTGCAACGACTTCTTCGCCTATGACCTGGCGACCTGCCTCAATGCCTGGTGTTTCGAGACCGACGGCAGTTTCAACATCACCAAGGCGCGCCAGATGCTGTCGGCCTACCGACGGACCCGGCCCCTGGCCGAGGCCGAGCTATCGGCCCTGCCGCTGCTGGCGCAGGGCAGCGCGATGCGATTCCTGCTGACCCGCCTCTATGACTGGCTGCACCACCCGGAAGGGGCGTTCGTACGGCCCAAGGATCCGCGCGAATACCTCAAGATACTCCACTTCCACCAAGGCATCACCGGCCCCGGCGCTTATGGCCTCGCCTGA
- the rnhA gene encoding ribonuclease HI has protein sequence MASPEDTIVDIYTDGACSGNPGPGGWAAVLDYRGHRRELSGSSPDTTNNRMELMAAIAALEALKRPMTVRVHTDSTYVKDGITVWIKDWQARGWKTAAKKPVKNRELWERLLAALGRHKVQWHWVRGHDGHPENERADTLARAAIEKRSGDAD, from the coding sequence ATGGCCTCGCCTGAAGACACAATCGTCGACATCTATACGGATGGCGCCTGCAGCGGCAATCCTGGCCCCGGCGGCTGGGCGGCGGTTCTCGACTATCGTGGCCATCGCCGCGAACTATCCGGTTCGTCGCCCGATACCACGAACAACCGCATGGAGTTGATGGCCGCGATCGCCGCCCTCGAGGCGCTGAAACGGCCGATGACGGTACGGGTCCACACCGATAGCACCTATGTCAAAGACGGCATCACGGTGTGGATCAAGGACTGGCAGGCGCGCGGTTGGAAGACGGCGGCCAAGAAACCGGTCAAGAACCGCGAATTATGGGAACGCCTGCTGGCCGCGCTCGGCCGCCACAAGGTGCAATGGCACTGGGTCCGCGGCCATGACGGCCACCCGGAGAACGAGCGCGCCGACACGCTCGCCCGAGCGGCCATCGAGAAACGTTCAGGCGATGCCGATTAG
- a CDS encoding peroxiredoxin, translated as MTIQVGDRIPEATLRMMTDDGIVEMSTGDVFGGKKVAFFGVPGAFTPTCSAKHLPGFVRQADALKGKGVDAIACLAWNDPFVMGAWGTAQSVGDKVMMLADGNGELTTAMGLAFDASGHGLGKRNRRFSMVVDDGVVSALNLEDGGAFEVSSAEHLLKQL; from the coding sequence ATGACGATTCAAGTTGGCGATAGGATTCCAGAGGCGACGTTGCGGATGATGACCGATGACGGCATCGTCGAGATGTCGACCGGCGACGTCTTCGGCGGCAAGAAGGTCGCATTCTTTGGCGTTCCGGGCGCGTTCACGCCGACCTGCTCGGCCAAGCATCTTCCCGGCTTCGTCCGGCAGGCCGACGCGCTCAAGGGCAAGGGCGTCGACGCGATTGCCTGCCTGGCGTGGAACGATCCTTTCGTCATGGGCGCCTGGGGCACGGCGCAAAGCGTCGGCGACAAGGTCATGATGCTGGCCGACGGCAACGGCGAACTGACCACCGCGATGGGGCTCGCGTTCGATGCCAGCGGCCACGGCCTTGGCAAGCGCAACCGGCGTTTCTCGATGGTTGTCGACGACGGCGTCGTCTCCGCTTTGAACTTGGAGGATGGCGGCGCGTTCGAGGTCAGCAGCGCCGAGCACCTTCTCAAGCAGCTCTAA
- a CDS encoding YqgE/AlgH family protein — MIPESDSGGYLPGHLLIAMPTMEDPRFSRAVIYMCAHNAEGAMGLVVNKELDSLSFSELLKQVGVDPPPADKEIRVHFGGPVETGRGFVLHSADYDQGGTLTVDDTFAVTASIDILRDIALGNGPDRSLLALGYAGWGPGQLETEIQANGWLHSSADPELVFATDLEAKWLRAVAALGIDPSMLAGEPGHA, encoded by the coding sequence ATGATACCAGAATCCGATAGCGGCGGGTACCTGCCAGGGCATTTGCTGATTGCCATGCCGACGATGGAAGATCCTCGGTTTTCCCGCGCGGTGATCTATATGTGCGCCCACAACGCCGAAGGCGCGATGGGGCTTGTCGTTAACAAGGAGCTGGATTCCTTAAGTTTTTCCGAATTGCTCAAGCAAGTCGGGGTCGATCCGCCGCCGGCCGACAAGGAGATCCGGGTCCATTTCGGCGGCCCTGTCGAGACCGGCCGCGGTTTCGTTCTCCATTCGGCGGACTACGATCAGGGCGGGACGCTCACCGTCGACGACACTTTCGCGGTGACGGCATCGATCGATATCCTGCGCGATATCGCCCTCGGCAACGGTCCGGATCGGAGCCTGTTGGCACTCGGCTATGCCGGATGGGGGCCCGGCCAGCTGGAAACGGAGATACAGGCCAATGGCTGGCTGCACTCGAGCGCCGACCCGGAACTGGTCTTCGCCACCGATCTCGAGGCCAAGTGGCTGCGTGCGGTCGCCGCCCTCGGCATCGACCCCTCGATGCTGGCCGGCGAGCCGGGCCACGCCTGA
- a CDS encoding GNAT family N-acetyltransferase, with translation MGFLRSATGLSGGVHLDGDGVYLRHPRDSDWSAWAEVRAESRDFLQPWEPTWPRDALTRSAYRLRLRQFEAERREGTGHAFFIFRRDDEALVGGITLSNIRRGVAQAGTIGYWISRRHARRGYMTAALHCLAKYAFGQLNLHRIEAACQPDNGASRELLRKFDFDEEGRARLYLLINGSWSDHLLFGLVREDYLARRR, from the coding sequence ATTGGTTTCCTGCGCAGCGCCACCGGCCTTTCGGGTGGCGTGCACCTCGACGGCGATGGGGTCTATCTGCGCCATCCGCGCGATTCCGATTGGTCCGCCTGGGCCGAGGTTCGCGCCGAATCGCGGGATTTCTTGCAGCCGTGGGAGCCGACCTGGCCGCGCGATGCACTGACCCGCAGCGCCTATCGGCTGAGGCTGCGTCAGTTCGAGGCGGAACGACGCGAGGGAACCGGCCATGCGTTCTTCATCTTTCGGCGCGATGACGAGGCGCTGGTCGGCGGCATCACCCTATCCAATATTCGCCGCGGCGTGGCTCAGGCGGGCACCATCGGTTACTGGATCAGCCGCCGCCACGCGCGCCGGGGGTATATGACGGCGGCGCTGCATTGCCTCGCGAAATACGCCTTCGGACAGCTCAACCTGCACCGGATCGAGGCCGCCTGTCAGCCCGACAACGGGGCGAGCCGCGAGTTGCTGCGGAAATTCGATTTCGACGAGGAGGGTCGGGCGCGCCTCTATTTGTTGATCAACGGGAGTTGGAGCGATCACCTGTTGTTCGGTCTGGTGCGCGAAGACTATCTCGCCCGCCGGCGTTAG
- a CDS encoding insulinase family protein: MTIRITTLDNGLRVVSDTADHVETASVGLWLGAGARQEEPANNGVAHLIEHMLFKGTARRSALDIAEEIEAVGGHINAYTTRENTAYHAKVLKADLSLAVDILADMVMNPALDFDELERERAVVLQEIGQAQDTPDDIIFDHMQGAAFPGQALGRPVLGDTETVCTMARENLFDFMADHYHTGRAVFSAAGKVDHDRVVELVAEGFGDMPRGTAATPSAGRYGGGESRTDQDLEQAHVLFGFGALSLHDEDLPALSLFSTMLGGGMSSRLFQEVREKRGLAYSIFSMTAAYADTGLFRIYAGTGGHQIEELVPVICDQVAGLAGDLREAELDRAKAQLKAQLLMGLESMDARGEIHALHLLRYGRVLTEEELVARIEAVDETAIERVAARLLESPPSVAALGPIGGLQSYENIRARLAA; the protein is encoded by the coding sequence ATGACGATCCGTATCACCACGCTCGACAATGGCCTGCGTGTCGTCAGCGACACCGCTGATCACGTTGAAACCGCATCCGTCGGATTGTGGCTCGGCGCCGGCGCCCGGCAAGAGGAGCCCGCGAATAACGGTGTCGCCCACCTCATCGAACACATGCTGTTCAAAGGCACGGCGCGGCGGTCGGCGCTCGACATCGCGGAGGAAATCGAGGCCGTCGGCGGCCATATCAATGCCTACACGACGCGCGAGAACACGGCCTACCACGCCAAAGTTCTGAAAGCCGACCTCTCGTTGGCGGTGGATATCCTCGCCGACATGGTGATGAACCCAGCTCTCGACTTTGATGAGTTGGAGCGCGAGCGCGCGGTGGTCCTGCAGGAGATCGGTCAGGCCCAGGACACACCCGACGACATTATCTTCGACCATATGCAGGGCGCGGCGTTTCCCGGACAAGCGTTGGGGCGGCCTGTTCTCGGCGATACCGAGACCGTGTGCACCATGGCCCGCGAGAACTTGTTCGATTTCATGGCCGACCATTACCACACCGGGCGGGCGGTATTTTCCGCCGCCGGCAAGGTCGATCACGATCGCGTCGTCGAATTGGTCGCCGAGGGTTTTGGCGACATGCCGCGGGGGACGGCGGCGACGCCATCGGCGGGGCGGTATGGCGGTGGCGAATCCCGGACCGACCAGGATCTCGAGCAGGCCCATGTGCTGTTCGGCTTTGGCGCGTTGTCGCTCCACGACGAGGACCTGCCGGCGTTGTCGTTGTTCTCGACGATGCTCGGCGGCGGCATGTCGTCGCGCCTGTTTCAGGAGGTGCGGGAGAAGCGAGGTTTGGCCTATTCGATCTTTTCGATGACGGCGGCATACGCCGATACCGGCCTGTTTCGGATCTATGCCGGCACCGGCGGGCACCAGATCGAAGAGTTGGTGCCGGTTATCTGCGATCAGGTCGCCGGTCTGGCCGGCGACCTGCGCGAGGCCGAACTCGATCGCGCCAAGGCCCAGCTCAAGGCCCAGTTGCTGATGGGGCTCGAAAGCATGGATGCCCGCGGCGAAATACACGCGCTCCATCTGTTGCGCTATGGCCGCGTTCTGACCGAAGAGGAACTGGTCGCCCGCATCGAAGCGGTCGACGAGACGGCCATAGAGCGCGTGGCGGCACGCTTGCTCGAAAGCCCGCCGTCGGTTGCCGCGCTGGGTCCAATAGGTGGGCTCCAATCCTATGAGAATATTCGCGCGAGGCTGGCGGCGTGA
- a CDS encoding threonine synthase — protein MHYVSTRGAAAALEFDDVLLAGLASDGGLYVPAEWPRLSADAFRALDGLPYAEAAVRVMTPFVGGRIPPRSFHDMVAETYARFDSPEVAPLRRVDDDLWMLELFQGPTLAFKDYALQLVGRLFDHVLEVHGERVTVVGATSGDTGSAAIEACRDRDRIEIFMLHPKGRVSEVQRRQMTTVASANVHNIEIEGTFDDCQDLVKAMFNDTAFRRDVRITAVNSINWARVMAQIVYYVYAALRVGGPDRPVSFAVPTGNFGNVFAGYAAARMGLPIGRLAIGSNRNDILTRYFNSGRMEMREVVPTLSPSMDIQVSSNFERLVFELYGRDGAAVAEAMTAMRATGVLDMGDARWRAARELFVAHRLDDDETKSVMRGHYEETGQLIDPHTAVGLAAARAIRDQGDVPVVALATAHPAKFPDAVEAATGIRPALPAHLSDLLERQERVTSLANDLAAVEGYVRGHTMLDGAA, from the coding sequence TTGCACTATGTAAGCACCCGCGGGGCGGCCGCGGCCCTCGAATTCGACGATGTGTTGCTCGCCGGCTTGGCGTCCGACGGCGGCCTCTATGTACCAGCGGAATGGCCGCGGCTTTCCGCCGACGCGTTCCGCGCGCTCGACGGCCTGCCCTACGCCGAGGCGGCGGTCCGCGTGATGACGCCCTTTGTCGGCGGGCGTATCCCGCCGCGCAGTTTCCATGACATGGTCGCCGAGACCTATGCCCGGTTCGACTCCCCCGAGGTCGCGCCGCTTCGCCGGGTCGACGACGATCTGTGGATGCTGGAGCTGTTCCAGGGCCCGACCCTGGCATTCAAGGATTATGCGCTGCAATTGGTCGGACGGTTGTTCGACCATGTGCTCGAGGTTCATGGCGAGCGTGTAACGGTTGTCGGCGCGACCTCCGGCGATACCGGTTCGGCGGCCATAGAGGCGTGCCGCGACCGCGATCGGATCGAGATTTTCATGCTCCACCCCAAGGGTCGCGTGTCCGAGGTGCAGCGCCGGCAGATGACCACGGTGGCGTCGGCCAATGTGCACAATATCGAAATCGAGGGGACGTTCGACGACTGCCAGGACTTGGTCAAGGCGATGTTCAACGACACCGCCTTTCGCCGCGACGTCCGCATCACCGCGGTGAACTCGATAAACTGGGCGCGGGTGATGGCGCAGATCGTCTATTACGTCTATGCGGCGCTCCGGGTCGGCGGTCCCGACCGGCCGGTATCCTTCGCCGTGCCGACCGGCAACTTTGGCAACGTCTTCGCCGGCTATGCGGCCGCCCGCATGGGTTTGCCGATCGGCCGCCTTGCCATCGGATCGAATCGCAACGATATACTAACCCGCTATTTCAATAGCGGCCGAATGGAGATGCGGGAAGTTGTGCCGACTCTGAGCCCGAGCATGGACATTCAGGTGTCGAGCAATTTCGAGCGCCTGGTTTTCGAGCTCTACGGCCGCGACGGCGCTGCGGTGGCCGAGGCAATGACCGCGATGCGCGCAACCGGGGTTCTCGACATGGGCGATGCGCGGTGGCGGGCCGCGCGCGAGCTTTTTGTTGCCCATCGGCTCGACGACGACGAAACCAAATCGGTGATGCGAGGCCATTACGAGGAGACCGGACAATTGATCGACCCACATACCGCCGTCGGTTTGGCTGCGGCGCGCGCCATCCGCGACCAAGGCGATGTCCCGGTCGTTGCCCTGGCGACCGCGCACCCGGCCAAATTTCCCGATGCCGTCGAGGCGGCGACGGGTATACGTCCGGCTTTGCCGGCCCATCTCAGCGATCTCCTTGAACGGCAGGAGCGGGTCACGTCGCTGGCCAACGACCTCGCCGCCGTCGAGGGCTATGTCCGCGGCCATACCATGCTCGACGGTGCCGCATGA
- a CDS encoding carboxypeptidase M32, which produces MTAYEGLETRFRRLAILGDAIGVLHWDASVIMPPGGAETRGEQMATLRVIHHELMTDPALADLLDAAESEAAGLDPWQAANLREMRRQWIHANALDADLVAAFSKICSTGDMVWREARPKADFATVRPYLEEMLARVREIAARKAEALGTTPYDALLDEFEPAGRAVEIDRVFEDVAAFLPDLIDRVLVRQTAQPAVAAFAAGIAEDRQRELGHSIMAVLGFDFEHGRLDTSAHPFSGGAPDDLRITTRYSDRDFTETLMAVIHETGHALYEYQLPQEWRYQPVGQSRGMALHESQSLLMEMQACRSREFVTFAAPLMREKLGGNGGDWSEDNIYRHYTRVERSFIRVEADEVTYPAHVILRYRLERAMIADELAVADLPAAWNDGMESLLGIRPANDRDGCLQDLHWYDGAWGYFPTYTLGAMIAAQLFAAAEAADPDIRPGIAKGDFRPLLSWLRTNVHGHGSRLSTAEVVVAATGRPLDPACFRRHLETRYLDA; this is translated from the coding sequence ATGACTGCATACGAGGGGCTCGAGACGCGGTTTCGCCGGCTCGCGATCCTCGGTGACGCGATCGGCGTCCTGCACTGGGACGCATCGGTCATCATGCCGCCCGGGGGCGCCGAAACCCGCGGCGAGCAGATGGCGACCCTGCGCGTGATCCATCACGAACTGATGACCGATCCGGCGCTCGCCGACCTGCTTGATGCCGCCGAATCCGAGGCCGCGGGTCTCGATCCCTGGCAGGCCGCCAATCTGCGCGAGATGCGGCGCCAGTGGATCCACGCCAATGCGCTCGATGCGGACCTGGTGGCGGCGTTCAGCAAGATCTGCTCGACCGGTGACATGGTGTGGCGCGAGGCCCGGCCCAAGGCCGATTTCGCCACCGTGCGGCCGTACCTGGAAGAGATGCTGGCGCGGGTGCGCGAAATCGCTGCCCGCAAGGCGGAGGCGCTCGGCACCACCCCCTACGATGCGCTTCTCGACGAATTCGAGCCCGCCGGCCGGGCCGTCGAGATCGATCGCGTGTTCGAGGATGTCGCCGCCTTCCTGCCCGATTTGATCGATCGCGTGCTGGTCCGCCAAACCGCGCAGCCAGCGGTCGCCGCCTTTGCCGCCGGTATCGCCGAAGATCGCCAGCGCGAGCTCGGCCACAGCATAATGGCGGTTCTTGGCTTCGATTTCGAACACGGGCGGCTCGATACCAGCGCCCATCCCTTTTCCGGCGGTGCGCCCGACGACCTCCGCATCACCACCCGTTACAGCGACCGCGACTTCACCGAAACGCTGATGGCGGTCATTCACGAGACCGGGCATGCACTCTACGAATATCAGTTGCCGCAAGAATGGCGCTATCAGCCGGTCGGCCAGTCGCGGGGCATGGCGCTGCACGAAAGCCAGTCGCTGCTGATGGAAATGCAAGCCTGCCGGTCGCGCGAGTTCGTCACCTTCGCCGCGCCGCTGATGCGGGAAAAGCTGGGCGGCAACGGCGGCGATTGGTCGGAGGACAACATCTACCGGCACTACACCCGGGTCGAACGCAGTTTTATCCGCGTCGAGGCCGACGAGGTGACCTATCCGGCCCATGTCATCCTGCGCTATCGCCTCGAGCGGGCGATGATCGCCGACGAGCTGGCCGTCGCCGACCTTCCGGCAGCCTGGAACGACGGCATGGAATCGTTACTCGGCATTCGCCCCGCCAATGACCGTGACGGGTGCCTTCAGGATCTGCACTGGTACGACGGCGCGTGGGGCTATTTCCCGACCTACACGCTCGGCGCGATGATCGCGGCCCAGCTCTTCGCTGCCGCCGAAGCGGCCGACCCGGACATTCGTCCCGGCATCGCCAAGGGCGATTTCCGTCCGCTGTTGTCGTGGTTGCGCACCAACGTGCACGGACATGGGTCGCGCCTGTCGACCGCAGAAGTCGTCGTCGCGGCCACCGGGCGGCCGCTCGATCCGGCCTGTTTTCGCCGCCACCTCGAGACCCGGTACCTCGACGCATAG
- a CDS encoding SURF1 family protein codes for MTDTGSGERTFRCGRWRLPLWATVFAGGAIVAMLALSLWQVERLEWKDSVIAERKAALKARPIPLPSVIEAAEDWDFRRVTATGVFDHDRETYLGARSLNGNLGYHVLTPLRRSDGTDVIVDRGWIPLRSHDRANRPGSLTAGEITVAGVARTTGKRGWLTPEDSPEEEFWFVVDIDAIGRHLELKNVVPVYIEAGRSQSVELPIGGQTRWELPNDHLQYAITWFCLAVALAVIYVVYVRRLNAP; via the coding sequence ATGACTGACACAGGATCGGGCGAACGGACGTTTCGCTGCGGCCGTTGGCGGCTGCCGCTGTGGGCGACGGTGTTCGCCGGCGGCGCGATCGTCGCCATGCTCGCCCTCTCACTGTGGCAGGTCGAGCGGCTTGAATGGAAGGATTCGGTGATCGCGGAGCGCAAGGCCGCATTGAAGGCGCGGCCAATACCGCTGCCGAGTGTGATCGAGGCCGCCGAGGATTGGGATTTCCGGCGGGTAACGGCAACCGGTGTCTTCGACCATGACCGGGAAACCTATCTCGGCGCCCGCTCGCTGAACGGCAATCTGGGCTACCACGTGCTGACGCCGCTGCGCCGTTCCGACGGCACCGACGTCATCGTCGACCGCGGCTGGATACCGCTCCGTTCGCATGACCGCGCCAACCGGCCCGGGTCCCTGACCGCCGGCGAGATTACGGTGGCAGGGGTCGCCCGCACGACCGGAAAACGCGGCTGGCTGACGCCGGAAGACAGCCCTGAAGAGGAATTCTGGTTCGTCGTCGATATCGACGCCATTGGCCGCCACCTCGAACTCAAAAATGTCGTCCCGGTTTATATCGAAGCCGGCAGGTCCCAGAGCGTCGAACTACCGATCGGCGGCCAGACGAGGTGGGAACTGCCCAACGACCATCTGCAATACGCCATCACCTGGTTCTGTCTGGCGGTTGCGTTGGCTGTCATTTACGTCGTCTATGTCCGCCGGCTCAACGCTCCATGA
- a CDS encoding DUF983 domain-containing protein, whose translation MTEPYYPAISPLTAGLGCRCPRCGRGRLYSGYLTVAETCAECGLDLRAHDSGDGPAVFIILILGFVVVFLAIMVEVFFTPPYWVHVVLWPPIVIGLSLLMLRPLKAMLIALQFKHDLLASHD comes from the coding sequence ATGACAGAGCCGTACTATCCGGCCATTTCCCCGCTCACCGCCGGTCTCGGCTGCCGCTGCCCGCGCTGCGGCCGCGGGCGGCTCTATAGCGGTTATCTGACCGTCGCCGAGACCTGCGCGGAATGCGGGCTCGACCTTCGCGCCCATGACAGCGGTGACGGCCCGGCGGTCTTTATCATCCTCATCCTCGGCTTTGTCGTGGTTTTCCTGGCGATCATGGTCGAAGTATTCTTCACACCGCCCTATTGGGTCCACGTCGTTTTGTGGCCGCCAATCGTGATCGGCCTGTCGCTGCTCATGCTGCGGCCGCTCAAGGCGATGCTGATCGCCCTGCAATTCAAGCACGATCTGCTCGCGTCGCATGACTGA